A genomic window from Paraburkholderia phytofirmans OLGA172 includes:
- a CDS encoding RHS repeat protein, whose product MPTDYAYDGKGNLASVTAPYGHVRQYLYEDTRFPNALTGVKDESGSRVATWTYDSSGRAISVTHPDTTRNVSLSYLSGTTTLSDMSGTSTYSFDVGDTLRPRSITTPAGAVSRTWDAAGNLKQRQTPDGGVQYTWDSANRPTKAIATVAGNKTVTTIEYSDDSSLRPHLVATPGQVRAFVYDSRGNVTGYAERETTDLTGEQGLQAVGTGSQMTVGARYDGAGRLLSATVVQDGKKIEDWTYTYDFRGNIATTQDAVSGWAMRTLERNAANRATQIAGNSGQASIAYDERGRVKYFPVQRTGKFGKWRTLARTGGRLSVCGEWHGVVTFSEGRN is encoded by the coding sequence ATGCCCACGGACTATGCTTACGACGGAAAGGGCAATCTTGCTTCGGTAACTGCGCCATATGGCCACGTTCGTCAGTATCTGTACGAGGACACCCGCTTTCCAAACGCATTGACCGGTGTGAAGGACGAGTCCGGTTCGCGGGTTGCAACGTGGACCTACGATTCCAGCGGGCGTGCGATCTCGGTCACTCATCCCGACACTACACGGAATGTGTCGCTTAGCTATCTTTCCGGCACGACGACGCTCAGCGACATGTCCGGCACCAGCACATACTCATTTGATGTCGGAGACACGTTGCGACCTCGGTCAATTACTACGCCGGCCGGGGCGGTGTCGAGGACGTGGGATGCGGCAGGGAATCTTAAGCAGAGGCAGACGCCCGATGGCGGTGTCCAGTACACCTGGGACAGCGCCAACCGGCCAACGAAGGCAATTGCGACAGTTGCCGGAAACAAGACCGTAACGACGATTGAGTACAGCGATGATAGTTCGTTGCGCCCGCATCTGGTCGCTACACCGGGCCAAGTCCGTGCGTTCGTGTATGACTCGCGAGGCAACGTCACGGGCTACGCGGAGCGGGAAACAACCGACCTGACCGGCGAACAGGGGCTGCAGGCGGTCGGGACGGGTAGTCAAATGACGGTCGGCGCACGTTACGACGGAGCAGGCCGTCTTCTGTCCGCCACTGTCGTCCAGGACGGCAAGAAGATCGAAGACTGGACTTATACCTACGACTTCCGCGGCAACATCGCAACGACGCAGGATGCCGTGTCGGGTTGGGCGATGCGAACGCTCGAGCGTAATGCAGCGAACCGTGCAACACAAATAGCAGGTAACAGTGGTCAGGCAAGCATCGCTTACGATGAGCGTGGTCGCGTAAAGTACTTTCCAGTACAACGAACCGGCAAGTTCGGTAAATGGCGGACTCTCGCGCGTACTGGCGGTCGACTATCAGTATGCGGCGAATGGCACGGTGTCGTCACATTCAGCGAAGGTCGCAACTAA
- a CDS encoding DUF6531 domain-containing protein, giving the protein MKNKRIKVGPAGMAARLLAAFMLLMVAFSANAAEYMYCMKTYELSRGIPGTPSCVDVTRASAPLTIGADDPYNPLNYGNCYIEMSWLADYCGGVPVPPQSDGSCPVADPVSPAKGVVMLSETDFASGDTLPLVLQRTYLSRPYDTTQAAMGKNWVNNWQRRLDLLGANASVPHIVAYRGDQQPLTFKWIGGAWAVPGTPGLSLTKAGDGYFYLKDELLGTTEA; this is encoded by the coding sequence ATGAAAAATAAGAGAATTAAAGTGGGACCTGCGGGCATGGCGGCCCGTCTGCTTGCCGCATTCATGCTGCTTATGGTCGCGTTTAGCGCCAACGCCGCAGAGTACATGTATTGCATGAAGACATATGAGCTATCTCGTGGGATTCCCGGGACCCCGTCATGTGTTGACGTGACCAGAGCAAGCGCACCTTTGACAATTGGCGCCGACGATCCATACAACCCACTCAATTACGGCAACTGCTATATCGAGATGAGTTGGCTAGCTGACTATTGCGGTGGCGTGCCGGTTCCGCCTCAGTCCGACGGTTCCTGCCCGGTGGCGGACCCTGTGTCACCAGCAAAGGGCGTCGTTATGCTTTCCGAAACTGACTTTGCCAGCGGCGACACGCTTCCGCTGGTCCTTCAACGTACATATCTTTCGAGGCCCTATGACACCACGCAGGCAGCGATGGGTAAAAATTGGGTCAACAACTGGCAGCGAAGACTCGATCTGCTTGGAGCGAACGCGAGTGTCCCACACATTGTGGCGTACCGCGGTGACCAGCAGCCTCTGACTTTCAAGTGGATCGGCGGAGCGTGGGCCGTGCCAGGTACTCCCGGTCTTTCCCTGACGAAAGCCGGCGACGGATACTTCTACCTGAAGGACGAACTGCTTGGTACGACGGAAGCCTAG
- a CDS encoding CbtA family protein, with amino-acid sequence MVGKLLVRGMLAGIAAGLLTFGFARLVGEPQVDQAISFEEKADAAKGEAPEPELVSRGTQAGLGLLTGVVTYGAAFGGLFSLVFAFAYGRVGALSARALSAWLALGAFIALVIVPNIKYPANPPSVGNPETIGVRTGLFFLMIAISLAAMVFSLKVRRRAALKLGAWNGSIVAGVVFVVIIAAVQLSMPAINEVPAAFPAVLLWKFRVAAIGMQVIMWTTIGLLFGAMVERSKLLAPATRGAAKSAYR; translated from the coding sequence ATGGTGGGTAAATTGTTGGTACGCGGGATGCTTGCAGGCATCGCCGCGGGATTGCTCACGTTCGGCTTCGCCAGATTGGTGGGCGAGCCGCAGGTCGACCAGGCGATTTCCTTTGAGGAAAAGGCCGACGCCGCCAAAGGCGAAGCGCCTGAACCCGAACTGGTGAGCCGCGGCACGCAAGCGGGTCTGGGATTACTGACGGGCGTGGTGACGTATGGCGCGGCGTTCGGTGGGCTGTTCTCGCTGGTGTTCGCGTTTGCGTACGGCCGCGTCGGCGCATTGAGTGCGCGCGCGTTGTCCGCATGGTTGGCGCTTGGCGCGTTTATCGCGCTGGTGATCGTTCCGAACATCAAATATCCGGCGAATCCCCCCTCGGTGGGCAACCCCGAGACGATCGGGGTGCGCACCGGTTTGTTCTTCCTGATGATTGCAATCTCGCTGGCCGCGATGGTGTTCTCGCTGAAGGTGCGGCGCCGCGCGGCGCTGAAGCTGGGCGCGTGGAATGGCTCGATCGTCGCCGGTGTGGTGTTTGTCGTGATCATTGCTGCCGTGCAACTGTCGATGCCGGCGATCAACGAAGTGCCGGCGGCCTTCCCGGCGGTGCTGTTGTGGAAGTTCCGCGTCGCGGCGATCGGGATGCAGGTGATCATGTGGACGACCATTGGGCTGCTGTTCGGCGCCATGGTTGAGCGGAGCAAACTGCTGGCTCCCGCGACCCGCGGCGCGGCGAAGTCCGCTTACCGTTGA
- a CDS encoding CbtB domain-containing protein, producing the protein MTNAVFDPATQPVAQPTPIPLRELLPWVVFGGLLLLLAIYFVGAEEGATSLVPGMYVHEFVHDGRHLLGFPCH; encoded by the coding sequence ATGACCAACGCTGTTTTCGATCCCGCGACACAGCCTGTCGCACAACCCACGCCGATTCCGCTGCGTGAACTGCTGCCTTGGGTCGTGTTCGGCGGCTTGCTACTGTTGCTCGCGATTTATTTCGTTGGTGCGGAAGAAGGTGCCACGTCCCTGGTGCCTGGCATGTATGTGCATGAATTCGTGCACGACGGCCGCCATCTGCTCGGCTTTCCCTGCCACTAA
- a CDS encoding histidine phosphatase family protein: protein MDIRLLLIGHASTAAMRTGCFPADDPLDARGLAEAGVACARLSIPDDAAVFVSPAVCARDTASALGLAATVHEGLADMNYGRWHGRRLADLAVEAPQDLAAWTHDPDVAAHGGESFGQLVKRVGQWLDALDDALSNGVSRATDSASSDGTTGAKNRASSAKTSGVPRNMQNVVAITHAPVIKAAIVYALRASPDMFSRIEIAPLSMIELRRSRRGWTWWPAASH from the coding sequence ATGGACATACGGCTGTTACTGATCGGCCACGCGTCGACTGCGGCGATGCGCACGGGCTGCTTTCCCGCCGACGATCCGCTCGACGCACGCGGCCTCGCCGAAGCAGGCGTCGCGTGTGCGCGTCTGTCGATTCCGGACGACGCGGCGGTTTTCGTCAGCCCTGCCGTCTGCGCGCGTGATACGGCGTCGGCCTTGGGCCTCGCTGCAACGGTCCACGAGGGACTGGCGGATATGAACTACGGTCGATGGCATGGACGCCGCCTTGCCGATCTCGCCGTCGAAGCGCCGCAAGACCTCGCCGCATGGACGCACGATCCCGACGTTGCCGCGCATGGCGGCGAGTCGTTCGGTCAACTCGTGAAACGGGTAGGACAGTGGCTCGATGCGCTGGACGATGCGTTGAGCAACGGGGTGTCTCGCGCAACGGACAGTGCATCAAGCGATGGAACGACCGGGGCAAAAAACCGTGCGTCAAGTGCAAAAACGAGCGGTGTACCGCGCAATATGCAAAACGTGGTCGCCATCACGCACGCGCCAGTGATCAAAGCCGCAATCGTTTATGCGCTCAGGGCGTCGCCGGACATGTTTTCGCGCATCGAAATCGCGCCGCTCTCGATGATCGAATTGCGCCGCTCGCGACGCGGCTGGACATGGTGGCCGGCGGCGTCACATTAA
- a CDS encoding MarR family winged helix-turn-helix transcriptional regulator — protein sequence MSNLDALRRTVSSTLVVAARKWRRTSHGVLAAFNVSEACATPLLTASRLGEAVRQVTLADHIGIEGPSLVRLLDQLCAAGLMRRDEDPEDRRAKTVALTDEGRAVTAKMEEELNTLRAQALKGISRSDLEATLRVLAAFTTDAAAPHNAGDPE from the coding sequence ATGTCGAATCTCGATGCCTTGCGCCGCACCGTCAGCAGCACGCTGGTCGTCGCTGCCAGAAAATGGCGGCGCACGAGCCATGGCGTGCTCGCGGCATTTAACGTTTCCGAAGCGTGCGCTACGCCGCTACTGACCGCCAGCCGGCTCGGCGAAGCAGTGCGGCAGGTCACGCTGGCCGATCACATCGGCATTGAAGGGCCCTCGCTCGTGCGGCTGCTCGATCAACTGTGCGCGGCCGGCCTGATGCGCCGCGACGAAGATCCGGAAGACCGGCGCGCCAAGACCGTGGCGCTCACCGACGAAGGCCGCGCCGTCACCGCGAAAATGGAAGAAGAACTCAATACGTTGCGGGCGCAAGCTTTGAAAGGCATCTCGCGCAGCGATCTCGAAGCGACCTTGCGGGTGCTGGCCGCTTTCACGACCGACGCAGCGGCGCCGCACAACGCCGGGGATCCCGAGTAA
- a CDS encoding FUSC family protein: MVYPSIRDWLFSVKTFAAAMIALYIGLSLELPRPYWAMATVYIVSNPFVGATRSKALYRALGTALGASAAVLLVPPFVESPYLFSVIVALWTGTLLYLAVADRTARSYVFMLAAYTMPIIALPSVTNPGGVFDLAISRTEEITLGIVCASIVGSSLFPSRLAPTIIERTDAWFRDAAFYATETLSGRIAGSAISGARQRIASTINGLELLLSQLAYDHTRPDILTRTHELRGRMQLLLPMMSALADPLIALYNSGRQSWPEGLEALLNDVITWFNAPLPAASGGYHADPAANALRERIAAMQPPPPALADWDGVLLSNALWRLKQVIDVWQDCRSLRIIITREEGSWRPRFRHWRLGGTERFFDRGIMLFSTVSAGAAVVIACSLWISSGWADGANAVTLAAIACCFFAALDEPAPMVFRFFVATAIAVVAAGIYLFAVLPHVHDFPMLVILFAAPFILVGTLIPRPAFNMVTVLVAVNTATFISIQDAYSADFLIFLNSNLAGLAGLLYAYLWTRATRPFGAELAASRLLRSSWADVVLTASTRRIEDPRNLAARMLDRLMQLIPRLAATDDHRHPSIESFRDLRIAFNALDLRRLTHKLGGEAPAAIDHVLEDVRQYFETCVDRRARQPVPESLMSSIDAAVARVTAQGLANANAPSATSQSSARHLRDALHALVGLRLSLFPATLITPTPPEPEAAA, encoded by the coding sequence ATGGTCTATCCGTCCATCCGCGACTGGCTGTTCTCCGTCAAGACGTTTGCCGCGGCGATGATCGCGCTCTACATCGGTCTCTCGCTCGAGTTGCCGCGGCCCTACTGGGCCATGGCCACCGTCTACATCGTGTCGAATCCGTTTGTCGGCGCGACCCGCTCCAAGGCGCTTTATCGTGCGCTCGGCACCGCGCTCGGCGCGTCGGCCGCGGTGCTGCTGGTGCCGCCCTTCGTCGAATCGCCGTATCTGTTCAGCGTGATCGTCGCGTTGTGGACCGGTACGCTGCTGTATCTGGCGGTAGCCGACCGCACCGCGCGCAGCTATGTGTTCATGCTGGCGGCCTACACCATGCCGATCATCGCCCTGCCTTCGGTGACGAATCCAGGCGGCGTATTCGATCTGGCGATCAGCCGCACCGAAGAGATCACGCTCGGCATCGTTTGCGCAAGCATCGTCGGCAGTTCGCTGTTTCCTAGCCGGCTCGCGCCCACCATCATCGAGCGGACCGACGCGTGGTTTCGCGACGCGGCGTTCTATGCGACCGAAACGCTGTCCGGGCGCATTGCGGGCTCGGCAATCTCGGGGGCTCGCCAGCGCATCGCGTCCACGATCAACGGGCTGGAACTGCTGCTGAGCCAGCTTGCCTACGACCATACCCGGCCAGACATCCTGACTCGTACTCACGAGTTGCGCGGGCGCATGCAGTTGCTGCTGCCGATGATGTCGGCGCTGGCCGATCCGCTGATCGCCCTCTACAACAGCGGCCGCCAGAGCTGGCCGGAGGGTCTCGAAGCGCTGCTCAACGACGTCATCACGTGGTTCAACGCGCCGCTTCCCGCGGCCAGCGGCGGCTATCACGCCGACCCGGCCGCCAACGCATTGCGCGAGCGCATCGCCGCGATGCAGCCGCCGCCGCCCGCGCTGGCGGACTGGGACGGCGTGCTGCTTTCGAACGCGCTGTGGCGCCTGAAACAGGTGATCGACGTCTGGCAGGACTGCCGTTCGCTGCGCATCATCATCACGCGCGAAGAAGGCTCGTGGCGGCCACGTTTTCGCCATTGGCGGCTGGGCGGCACCGAGCGGTTTTTCGACCGCGGCATCATGCTGTTTTCGACGGTTTCGGCAGGCGCCGCGGTGGTCATCGCGTGCAGTCTGTGGATCAGCTCCGGCTGGGCGGACGGCGCCAATGCAGTGACGCTGGCGGCGATTGCCTGCTGCTTCTTCGCCGCGCTCGACGAACCCGCGCCCATGGTGTTCAGGTTCTTCGTCGCGACGGCAATCGCCGTGGTGGCCGCCGGCATTTACCTGTTCGCCGTACTGCCGCATGTGCATGATTTTCCGATGCTGGTCATCCTGTTCGCCGCGCCGTTCATTCTCGTCGGCACGCTGATCCCGCGTCCGGCGTTTAACATGGTTACGGTGCTGGTAGCCGTCAATACCGCCACCTTCATCAGCATTCAGGATGCCTACTCGGCCGACTTCCTGATCTTCCTGAACAGCAATCTCGCGGGCCTCGCAGGCTTGCTGTATGCCTATCTGTGGACCCGCGCGACGCGCCCGTTCGGCGCTGAACTCGCGGCCTCGCGGCTGTTGCGCTCGAGTTGGGCCGACGTGGTGCTGACCGCGTCCACGCGAAGAATCGAAGACCCGCGCAATCTCGCCGCGCGCATGCTCGACCGCCTGATGCAGCTGATCCCGCGGCTTGCCGCTACGGACGACCATCGCCATCCGTCGATCGAAAGCTTCCGCGATCTGCGCATCGCCTTCAACGCGCTCGATCTGCGGCGCCTGACCCACAAGCTCGGCGGCGAAGCGCCGGCCGCGATCGATCATGTCCTCGAAGACGTGCGCCAATACTTCGAAACGTGCGTCGACCGGCGCGCGCGCCAACCGGTGCCCGAGAGCCTGATGTCGTCGATCGATGCAGCCGTGGCGCGCGTCACGGCACAAGGGCTCGCCAATGCCAATGCGCCGAGCGCGACCTCGCAAAGCTCGGCCCGCCATTTGCGCGACGCGTTGCACGCGCTGGTCGGCTTGCGTCTTTCGCTGTTTCCGGCCACGCTAATCACACCCACACCGCCCGAACCGGAGGCTGCAGCCTGA
- a CDS encoding DUF1656 domain-containing protein, whose translation MIGEIDIFGVFVPAVLVLMLIAYLINLAIRTVLARVGFYRFVWHRSIFDLGIYVLVLGLVVVVSHRLIT comes from the coding sequence ATGATCGGTGAAATCGATATCTTCGGCGTGTTCGTGCCGGCCGTGCTCGTGCTGATGTTGATCGCCTATCTGATCAACCTGGCCATCCGTACGGTGCTCGCGCGCGTCGGCTTTTACCGCTTCGTCTGGCATCGCTCCATCTTCGATCTCGGCATCTATGTGCTGGTGCTGGGCCTTGTCGTCGTCGTTTCGCACAGACTAATAACGTGA
- a CDS encoding efflux RND transporter periplasmic adaptor subunit — protein sequence MKKTWFSVGQILLTLIVVVVAAFVLWKLVAYYMFAPWTRDGHVRADVIQVAPDISGLISSVEVNDNQQVKQGQVLFVIDQARYALALRQAQATAQQRRATLDQARREDARNRQLGNLVAAEVSEESRSRVETAEAALADANVAIDTAKLNLQRTTIVSPVDGYLNDRAPRTGEFVSAGRAVLAVVDMHSFRVDGYFEETKMRGIDIGQQVDIQVMGEPKVLRGHVQSIVAGIEDRDRTQGSNLLPNVNPAFSWVRLAQRIPVRVALDEVPADFRMIAGRTATVSVRDLSPTGKKHPAAAASGSVDASAAPAMSSAPAMSSTSSTSAAPAAAAASTTQPASAAVMSGASQ from the coding sequence GTGAAAAAAACCTGGTTCTCCGTCGGTCAAATTCTGCTGACCCTGATCGTCGTCGTGGTTGCAGCCTTCGTGCTGTGGAAACTGGTCGCCTACTACATGTTCGCACCGTGGACCCGCGACGGCCACGTGCGCGCCGATGTGATCCAGGTCGCGCCGGATATCTCGGGACTGATCTCGTCCGTCGAGGTGAACGACAACCAGCAGGTCAAGCAAGGCCAAGTGCTGTTCGTGATCGATCAGGCACGCTATGCGCTCGCACTGCGCCAGGCGCAGGCCACCGCGCAGCAACGCCGCGCCACCCTCGATCAGGCGCGCCGCGAAGATGCGCGTAATCGCCAGCTCGGCAACCTCGTCGCGGCGGAAGTCTCCGAAGAAAGCCGCTCGCGTGTCGAAACGGCGGAAGCTGCGCTCGCCGATGCGAATGTCGCGATCGATACGGCCAAGCTCAATCTGCAACGCACCACCATCGTGAGTCCGGTCGACGGTTATCTGAACGACCGTGCGCCGCGGACCGGCGAGTTCGTCTCCGCGGGCCGGGCGGTGCTGGCGGTGGTGGATATGCATTCGTTCCGCGTCGACGGTTACTTCGAAGAAACCAAGATGCGCGGCATCGACATCGGCCAGCAGGTCGATATCCAGGTCATGGGTGAGCCCAAGGTGCTGCGCGGTCACGTGCAAAGCATCGTCGCGGGGATTGAAGATCGCGACCGCACGCAAGGGTCGAATCTGCTGCCGAACGTGAACCCGGCGTTCAGCTGGGTGCGGCTCGCGCAACGGATTCCCGTGCGCGTTGCGCTCGACGAAGTCCCCGCTGATTTCCGCATGATCGCGGGACGCACGGCGACGGTGTCGGTGCGCGATCTGTCGCCGACCGGCAAGAAGCATCCGGCTGCGGCAGCTTCGGGTTCGGTGGATGCATCGGCGGCTCCGGCTATGTCTTCGGCTCCGGCAATGTCCTCGACTTCGTCTACGTCCGCCGCTCCGGCTGCCGCCGCTGCTTCCACTACGCAGCCGGCATCGGCTGCCGTCATGTCGGGCGCATCGCAATGA